Proteins from a single region of Nomia melanderi isolate GNS246 chromosome 9, iyNomMela1, whole genome shotgun sequence:
- the rod gene encoding kinetochore component rough deal isoform X1, protein MALWNKVLAGFDKDEETVNFGTRIVAENNDSLYETFTLATIQSDGEVAKQPNVLASVQYSRVCVAIDKSITIFENETCEEMLLSVSFGLLIACYCISDNGLYLFVVLSNGILYCLHLLSQEVIFTKNVTKDDDPIVTMFLQHECDQYINVYLVAKSGTIYRVSNFNYKIIEAAISNENDDITVKKVAELVQCAQLFKGFVNNEVIYAAIGVINEEISIAILCSNMLFLWPSEHYINFNAKSSSYIKVKFFKNNIAMLCLCMDNTLDMVCPRTLLGLKVYQKPVSDFAIIENIDSSLCQILILAANDGEHNVCTLRLLSFPDFEQKFQIDVPISVYLVEIMDPRDEIILFLEGINNFQNNIKYIDTIRIKTVSESLPEYQLQRLIRKEQFDKAEIFAKKFSLSTESIYFAKASLLISKFGPWTKNGSNLIQIDDLLSILDKIENVQHIVECCSKALIPQYKEMKKIYLYARTKITENTAKMVSEDHLNLLFSINSILHKLETFHLIWGFKQDFDCYDDDTMKEWIRFSRANLMKEYMTYLSLGEMEAATLIWSRHLPDIMEHISVNFVKDIFSTLDEKLSPSVLWPWLSHFIPTLLSFIPDAICEIISWGCKKVKLCEQLHHNLWPQIGIDFSNKFIKLLRLEENHHSLVIHHEYLSNDSNLKQFVSLIQAMSDIQKLKVTYRLTISLDAYMGDPIEVSYILLDKIHIDIIPDFINHFLKQYMLNNSLQNDYTLSSYIQKIMRNSKSWWSGEEAPWERRVVVIIGLIQDIETRLQQTLEILKNASVPWSSIMVNLAEISSNLDHTLASQIRIEVSYVSIKLILKKYKYEHVGINDKLIYRIIKENHEDMISDIQQITKNDPLLQKKALSSCTNYYLSRGNVTKVMELLNSMEANILLHCCIQIVNHVSASLTLKNMPKSIEHYVEMLGWVKLQFQGMSKKYKVQSHYYDSIIVSIAEIKSMYVLKKEFQINISIKEYATEKKKILKNYIEKLCNENIQKNDNFIIVYTKIIKVADLLEMQKIDAVCMLLEWTKNIDIFKYFARCKEERISITLNECPYMFKMCLMMLQHIKMDEDIVITIQNLISSTLCVCADDQLQSMLLLFVGINLYQECFNKSNKHGSSVFDTKQEEMSKMDWKLYTIYKDLAIAADELILSLFRDMISMQQLYLNSCNIDAEYLKIDDNQESLKNLLDKMRKLKVEHNEYCLLQIMKTLYFNFYILIDVNSDLLTEIKTVYYQFLIILLKKVISSRTFDPYLGLSCLFMLPELETCKWISSTCKIYQLDCTRHFRISILGYEYFRLCKNLSILKTYKDNKILHSWAQKLLKYSISYKEILTSDAIGKRDILQRIMNYNGDNMITLLQDFCTDFGFNIQDCLLIYLQTIVKSWNPKLNISNLNGKKELHIDEDEIYELKRKCNMVAAKILDKVALKNYIITMLSQVNFYHYEIFIILMDLIEDKNIEHRNYFCFLQNYTRNSQPTQIERDEWMHLNPRYTSLPPISVWRLPFLPKIELWTFITPELNLKSYKKWLDIAPILKLQPHIICTLAIKGEITRTWGNKHKTNKWSLCPKNSSLLNDIKKCIEQMTGPNALYYSTAALYYVVNHTPPGADQVAAVEECYKYALLSVQKSTKFEEGMLEKIKFKYLHFTSEHILRTHGLGTSNYLSLIGNPYKLVRELYTDESIPQRYRYITDHRPDINSAVKAISELCSINIVKLRMELLQEWLQPDIKYMKFNQSITDTFSMVTNSEPNSNSDDNLLRLCYILEYGDLELSANFLINIGFCENNEDHSPEVRYRALCVLQTILDASKLEDLTKRDIQTIREYMKSLKYIGRLESLGVGYNVHTFETSSKHELVQILWKTQNYSQQALILIAQICIDFEVYEYTLWDKNLTQLAKFLMINELKKILLQVRNISVIVNCNGYLLGWQVVISEPFRKMDLNPSPEQIDNCVEALKLLHSCPVVHTLYFSDIIKYCFQCQQSHLAAAILPFLNDDDKKYVLEKIKNTSNLTNVLKNLNDLLSNGILCVSYCNKIIENALSKN, encoded by the exons ATGGCGTTGTGGAATAAAGTATTAGCAGGATTTGACAAAGACGAAGAAACAGTGAATTTTGGTACACGAATAGTCGCAGAAAATAATGATTCGTTGTACGAAACCTTTACATTGGCCACGATACAATCTGACGGAGAG GTAGCGAAACAACCAAATGTTTTAGCATCTGTGCAATATTCAAGAGTTTGTGTGGcaattgataaatcaattactatatttgaaaatgaaacgtgTGAAGAAATGTTATTGAGTGTCAGTTTTGGATTACTAATAGCATGTTACTGTATTTCTGACAATGGTTTATATCTGTTTGTTGTATTGtcaaatggaattttatattgtcttcATTTATTATCTCAAGAAGTAATTTTTACAAA AAATGTAACAAAAGATGATGATCCTATAGTAACTATGTTTCTACAACATGAATGTGatcaatatattaatgtatatctTGTTGCAaaaagtggaactatttatag aGTATCAAAtttcaactataaaattatCGAAGCTgctatttcaaatgaaaatgatgATATAACAGTAAAGAAGGTTGCAGAATTAGTTCAATGTGCACAGTTGTTTAAAGGTTTTGTTAATAATGAG gTAATATATGCTGCTATAGGTgtaataaatgaagaaatatcAATAGCTATATTGTGTTCAAATATGTTGTTTTTATGGCCCAGTGagcattatattaattttaatgcaaaATCTTCTAgttatattaaagtaaaattttttaagaataatat TGCAATGTTATGTTTATGTATGGATAACACATTGGATATGGTATGTCCTCGAACTTTACTTggtttaaaagtatatcaaaaaCCAGTATCAGACTTcgcaataattgaaaatattgatagtAGTTTATGTCAGATTCTTATTTTAGCAGCAAACGATGGAGAACATAATGTATGTACATTGCGTCTTCTTTCATTTCCAG aCTTTGAACAGAAGTTTCAAATAGATGTACCTATCTCTGTATATCTTGTGGAAATCATGGATCCCcgtgatgaaataattttatttttagaagggataaacaattttcagaataatattaagtatatagATACAATTAGAATAAAGACTGTATCTGAAAGTCTACCGGAATACCAGTTACAACGTTTAATACGAAAAGAGCAGTTTGATAAAGCTGAAATTTTTGCAAAAAAATTCAGTTTGTCCACAGAATCTATTTACTTTGCAAAAGCatcattattaatatctaaGTTTGGACCTTGGACAAAAAATGGTTCCAATCTAATTCAAATAGATGATCTTCTTAGTATAttagataaaatagaaaatgtgcAACATATAGTAGAATGTTGTAGTAAGGCTcttataccacaatataaagaaatgaaaaaaatttatttatacgcgCGGACAAAGATAACAGAAAATACTGCa AAAATGGTATCCGAAGATCATCTGAATCTTCTGTTTTCAATTAATAGTATACTGCATAAATTagaaacatttcatttgatttgGGGATTTAAACAAGATTTTGATTGCTATGATGATGATACTATGAAAGAATGGATAAGATTTTCACGAGCGAATTTGATGAAAGAATATATGACATATTTAAGTCTA ggaGAAATGGAAGCTGCTACACTGATTTGGTCCAGACATCTCCCAGACATAATGGAACATATATCTGTGAATTTTGtaaaagatatattttcaacccttgATGAAAAATTATCTCCATCTGTGCTTTGGCCATGGTTATCACATTTTATACCTACTTTACTATCTTTTATTCCTGATGCCATATGTGAAATTATTTCCTGGGGATGCaagaaagttaaattatgtgaaCAATTACATCATAATTTATGGCCTCAAATTGGAATTGattttagtaataaatttataaaattactcaGACTCGAAGAGAATCATCATTCTTTAGTTATTCACCATGAATACTTAAGTAATGATtcaaatttgaaacaatttgtttctttaatacAAGCCATGTCTgatatacaaaaattgaaagttacATATAG ATTAACAATATCTCTTGATGCTTACATGGGAGACCCTATTGAAGTATCATATATATTACTGGATAAGATACATATTGACATTATTCCagattttataaatcattttttaaaacaatatatgcTGAATAATTCTTTGCAAAATGACTATACTCTCTCTTCGTATATACAG aaaataatgAGAAATTCTAAAAGTTGGTGGTCAGGCGAAGAAGCTCCATGGGAAAGACGTGTTGTTGTGATAATTGGTTTAATTCAAGATATAGAA aCTAGATTGCAACAAacactagaaatattaaaaaatgcttCAGTACCATGGAGTTCAATTATGGTGAATTTGGCAGAAATAAGTAGTAATCTGGACCACACTTTAGCATCTCAAATTAGAATAGAAGTTAGCTACGTTTCAATAAAGCTTATATTAAAGAAGTATAAATACGAGCATGTTGGTATAAATGAT aaattaatttatcgtataataaaagaaaatcatgaGGACATGATTTCGGATATTCAACAAATAACTAAAAATGATCCATTATTACAAAAGAAGGCATTGTCATCTTGTACAAATTACTATTTGTCTAGAGg GAATGTTACAAAGGTAATGGAATTATTAAACTCTATGGAggctaatattttattacattgctGCATTCAAATTGTAAATCATGTTTCAGCTAGTTTAACTTTGAAG aaTATGCCTAAATCTATTGAACATTACGTTGAAATGTTGGGTTGGGTGAAATTACAATTCCAGGGAAtgtcaaaaaaatataaagttcaATCTCACTACTATGATAGCATTATTGTTAGTATAGCCGAAATAAAATCAATGTATGTATTAAAAAAGGAATTtcaaattaacatttcaataaaagaatatgcaacagaaaaaaagaaaatattgaagaactatattgaaaaattatgcaatg AGAATATACAAAagaatgataattttattattgtgtatacaaaaattataaaagtagcAGACCTACTTGAAATGCAAAAAATTGATGCTGTATGTATGTTATTAGAGTGGAcaaaaaatatagatatatttaaatattttgccaG ATGTAAAGAAGAACGAATAAGTATAACATTAAATGAATGTCCATACATGTTCAAAATGTGTTTAATGATGTTACAACATATTAAAATGGATGAAGATATTGTCATcactatacaaaatttaatttcttctacaTTATGTGTTTGTGCAGATG ATCAATTGCAGTCTATGTTGTTATTATTTGTTGGAATAAATTTGTATCAGGAGTGctttaataaaagtaacaaacatGGTTCAAGTGTGTTTGATACAAAACAAGAAGAAATGTCAAAAATGGATTGGAAGTTATACACAATATATAAAGATCTAGCTATTGCTGCAGACGAATTAATTCTATCATTATTTAGAGATATGATCTCCATGCAACAACTTTATTTAAACTCCTGTAATATAGatgctgaatatttaaaaatagatgaCAATCAAGAGTCGTTAAAGAATTTACTTGATAAAATGAGGAAATTAAAAGTGGAGCATAATGAATATTGCCTGCTACAGATTATGAAgactttatatttcaatttttatattctaatagACGTAAATTCTGATTTACTAACAGAAATTAAAACagtatattatcaatttttaataatattgttaaaaaaggtAATAAGTTCGCGAACATTTGATCCCTATCTTGGGTTATCCTGCTTATTTATGTTACCCGAATTAGAGACGTGCAAATGGATCTCTTCTACTTGCAAAAT ATATCAGTTAGATTGTACTCGACACTTCAGAATATCAATACTTGGGTATGAATATTTCCGTTTGTGTAAAAATCTATCAATCTTAAAAACTTATaaggataataaaatattgcactCTTGGGcacagaaattattgaaatattctatttcatacAAAG AAATTTTAACAAGTGATGCAATAGGAAAAAGGGACATATTGCAAcgtattatgaattataatggCGATAATATGATTACTTTACTTCAAGATTTTTGTACTGACTTTGGTTTTAATATACAAGACTGCTTATTGATATATTTGCAAACAATAGTAAAATCATGGAatccaaaattaaatatatccaACCTTAATGGAAAGAAAG AATTACATATCGACGAGGATGAAATATATGAACTAAAAAGAAAGTGTAATATGGTGGCTGCTAAAATTTTAGATAAAGTTGCCttaaaaaattatatcattACTATGTTATCACAA gtcaatttttatcattatgaaatatttataatcctTATGGATCTTATAGAAgacaaaaatattgaacatagaAATTACTTTTGTTTCCTACAAAATTATACTCGAAATAG TCAACCGACGCAAATAGAACGCGATGAATGGATGCATCTTAATCCAAGATATACATCTCTACCACCTATATCTGTATGGCGATTACCTTTTTTGCCTAAAATTGAATTATGGACTTTTAtaa CTCcagaattgaatttaaaaagttaCAAAAAGTGGTTGGATATAGCGCCTATTCTTAAATTACAACCCCATATCATATGTACACTAGCCATTAAAGGAGAAATAACACGTACATGGGGAAATAAacacaaaacaaacaaatgGAGTCTCTGTCCGAAAAACAGTAgtttattaaacgatataaaaaaatgtatagaacaGATGACTGGACCGAATGCATTATATTATAGCACAGCAGCGTTATATTATGTTGTCAATCATACACCTCCAG GTGCTGATCAAGTAGCAGCTGTCgaagaatgttataaatatgCTCTACTATCTGTTCAGAAATCTACTAAGTTTGAAGAAGGAATGCTTGAG aaaataaaattcaagtattTACACTTTACATCAGAACATATCTTACGTACACATGGTTTAGGAACctcaaattatttatcattgatTGGAAATCCATACAAGTTAGTTCGTGAATTGTATACAGACGAAAGCATACCACAAAGATATCGATACATTACAGATCATAGACCAGATATAAATTCTGCAGTTAAAGCGATCAGTGAACTATGTTCAATTAATATAGTTAAATTGCGAATGGAATTGTTGCAAGAATGGTTACAGCCAGATATTaagtatatgaaatttaatcaaAGTATAACGGACACGTTTTCAATGGTAACAAATTCTGAACCAAATTCGAATTCTgatgataatttattaag ACTGTGTTATATTCTGGAGTATGGAGATCTTGAATTGTCAgcaaattttctaataaatatagGTTTCTGCGAAAATAATGAAGATCACAGTCCTGAAGTTCGTTACAGAGCTCTATGTGTATTGCAAACCATACTTGATGCTTCTAAATTAGAAGATTTAACTAAACGCGATATTCAAACAATTAG AGAATATATGAAGTCTCTAAAGTATATAGGTAGACTAGAATCATTAGGAGTTGGATACAATGTACATACATTTGAAACAAGTTCCAAGCATGAATTAGTACAAATATTATGGAAGACACAAAATTATTCGCAACAAGCACTTATTCTTATTGCCCAAATATGTATAGACTTTGAAGTATACGAATATACCTTATGGGATAAAAATTTAACGCAATTAGCTAAATTTTTAATG ATTAATGAACTAAAAAAGATTTTATTACAAGTGCGAAACATAAGTGTGATTGTAAATTGTAATGGCTACTTGTTAGGATGGCAAGTAGTAATTTCAGAACCATTCAGAAAAATGGATTTAAATCCAAGTCCAGAGCAAATAGACAATTGCGTTGAAGCGTTAAAACTGCTGCATTCATGTCCAGTTGTACATACGTTATATTTCagtgatattataaaatactgtttTCAGTGCCAACAATCCCACTTAGCTGCTGCAATTTTACCCTTTTTAAACGATGatgataaaaaatatgttttagag AAAATCAAGAATACATCGAATCTTACAAATGTCTTAAAGAATTTAAATGACTTGTTGTCAAATGGCATACTTTGTGTGAGTTAT tgcaataaaattatagaaaatgcCTTATcaaaaaactga